GAAAAATACATGACGGATTCTTACTGCACAGCCATGAACGAAGCAAGTTGCGACCACCTTTACCAAGACGTCTCAACCATCTTCAACGAATCCCAAGACTGCCAAAGAAACCTATACAACCTCATGTTCAAAAACGGCTGGTACAGCATCGAAGCCGCCGACCAACAAAAAATGCAACAAACCTATCAACAATTTAGTGGATATACGAATCAATTGCCTTATAACTAGAAAAGCGCAGGCGACTGTTTAGCCCCGTACGCATAAGCAAGCTGACGAAAGTTCGCGCAGCGGACTGCAGTCAGCTTGCTTATGACGCTAGGGGCTAGGAGCTGGAGCTGGACACCAGAAAAGCGCAGGCAGGCCATAGACCAAGTGGAAGTTCAACTAATACCGCCACTTCCTGTGCCAACGTCGAACGCCCCCTCCTAGTTTGGAGCCACAGGGCTATCTCAAATGACCGTAATCTTTGGGATAGCTCTATTTTCATTCAACCTCAAATTATTTTCCACATACTTCTAAAAATCCTTTATAATAGAGATACCAATATACATGCAAGAGGTGGTTCTTTGAACATAAAAATGTGGCAACAATTCGCCCAGTTGCAAGCCATCCGGACGCTAGGTAGTGGGTCCTCCTCTACTTTTTCGACTTCATCACTATTTACTCAATTACTCGAGAGTGAGATGTCTAAGTCTTCGGCTATAATGCCTTCAACTGAAAAAGTGAGCGGGCCTCCTCCCATGGCTTCCGCACCCTATAGCTCTCTCCCTATTAAAGGGAGCTCGGAAAACTATCAATCTTATATTGATGAGGCATCAAAGCAATATAATCTAGATCCAAAGCT
The nucleotide sequence above comes from Pontibacillus chungwhensis. Encoded proteins:
- a CDS encoding spore coat protein; this encodes MNQQPSQKVQNPETSVPKNAQMNERDFINDMLATEKYMTDSYCTAMNEASCDHLYQDVSTIFNESQDCQRNLYNLMFKNGWYSIEAADQQKMQQTYQQFSGYTNQLPYN